Proteins encoded by one window of Mucilaginibacter inviolabilis:
- a CDS encoding RHS repeat domain-containing protein: MKVYYVYRSRLIIFLLITVLFLPSVWAQTNPITLTPTFENVIPASPNASAITKPGNIQVNQSTGIPQVGIPIYTWPGGNFGISMTISLDYHAGGIKVDEMASTVGLGWSLNAGGVITRTVRGVYDELPGDGFLYRSMPSNNTEGNGSGDTPHAERLFYRMNSGLIDTQNDIFNFNFNGRSGSFVLGKNNDILLLDQSRLKIEKFITEVNNKPVISKFIITDEMGYQYSFEDYEITTTSKYGYQGNHTSSWFLTKVFNPAGTDYIQIEYDNTLLSNHQISYSQTIALPVTNDGLGLSAYMGGPSSVDIKGKRIKKITFPDDNTVSFLYNPTIRQDVPTGSSDNLLQKIILSKGGMSYGFLLAQDYSLGGRATLQSVQQFGSTESNTLKPYLFEYVNSPALPQRFNNNKDHWGYYNNNPSNDLIPHEYFRAPGGQYPPFREFLGGNRDTDPERVKAGSLTKITYPTGGYTVFEMEANTAKDVWLNQNETVTVQTPPFTDRSTSSGVSSSINPSATVPFVFQGENNTSTDFTIKGNPSATACTSSGCGIKFEFYNPSNQLLVTKILPFPSGDINQQTLSFSITNLIKGATYTVKCYTLNLSGYDDYVEIGWREINAGSSSQIVLSHVQRYVGGIRAKKITDYLPNTTPATVREYQYVLEDGTTSSGALGYRPVYTYLADYDYKYDETSNEAPAYFTGYGYIIRTSSSVNDLPVINGSPVTYKRIIEKNGQNGVYIGKTVRTFTSFADQPPTLLENFPSTPVEYADWNYGLLKSEEIYDANNTLLKKTENTYNSVTDNYSSNPTRVENFRSISIAPVRFLWPKVPQGTPLVYHIDPKQDPYYFLMSSFTPIAGRSELIQSTLTDYSSNNLTTAVTTTNTYDPIYYYLKQSSIVNSKNVELKTQYNYPNDMVVAGEDVVVYNGMLSKNIIKPVISEILFTGTTQTFLRKTKYRNWSGMLYAPETVITKTLAFAEETRLRYMQYDTHGAPVSLQKENGPPMTYIWGYGGNHLVAQLSNADYTTVTNALGGASTIEAFRNTRNPSSINVDNFLSPLLSNAGLVKGQIVRFKHNTLSGITSITDTKGETTTYEYDSFQRLMNVKDKDGNIVKHMDYH; encoded by the coding sequence ATGAAAGTATATTATGTATACCGCTCACGCCTTATTATTTTTCTGTTAATTACAGTATTATTTTTGCCGAGTGTATGGGCCCAAACAAACCCAATAACCCTCACACCAACCTTTGAAAATGTGATCCCTGCATCACCCAACGCCAGCGCCATTACGAAACCGGGGAATATCCAGGTCAATCAGTCAACAGGGATTCCACAGGTGGGGATACCCATTTATACCTGGCCCGGGGGAAATTTCGGTATTAGCATGACGATCTCATTGGATTATCATGCCGGCGGGATTAAAGTGGATGAAATGGCCTCTACTGTTGGCCTGGGTTGGTCCTTAAATGCCGGTGGGGTAATCACCCGGACTGTAAGAGGTGTTTATGATGAATTACCCGGTGATGGCTTCCTATACCGATCTATGCCTTCCAATAATACCGAAGGAAACGGCTCAGGCGACACACCACATGCCGAAAGATTATTTTACCGAATGAACTCCGGCCTGATCGATACCCAAAATGATATCTTCAATTTTAATTTTAACGGACGCAGCGGTAGTTTCGTGTTGGGTAAAAATAACGATATCCTATTATTGGATCAATCCAGATTAAAGATCGAAAAATTTATTACGGAGGTTAACAATAAGCCCGTCATCAGCAAATTTATTATTACTGATGAAATGGGGTATCAGTATTCCTTTGAGGATTATGAGATTACTACCACCAGTAAATACGGCTATCAAGGTAATCACACTTCTTCCTGGTTCCTGACTAAAGTTTTTAACCCTGCTGGTACGGATTATATCCAAATAGAATATGATAATACCCTGCTCTCCAATCATCAAATATCTTACAGTCAAACAATAGCCTTGCCGGTAACCAACGATGGACTAGGTCTTAGCGCGTATATGGGCGGTCCTTCATCAGTAGATATCAAAGGGAAAAGAATAAAGAAGATTACTTTTCCGGATGATAATACGGTGAGTTTCCTTTATAATCCAACTATTAGACAAGATGTACCCACGGGTTCCAGTGATAACTTGCTCCAAAAGATCATCCTGAGTAAAGGCGGAATGTCCTATGGATTTTTATTAGCCCAGGATTATTCCCTGGGCGGAAGGGCCACTTTACAATCCGTTCAACAATTCGGCAGCACTGAATCGAATACCTTGAAGCCTTATTTATTTGAATATGTGAACTCTCCCGCGTTGCCTCAACGCTTTAATAACAACAAGGATCATTGGGGGTATTATAATAACAATCCCAGTAACGACCTGATTCCTCACGAATATTTTCGTGCACCAGGTGGACAATATCCACCCTTTCGGGAATTTTTAGGTGGGAACCGGGATACTGATCCGGAAAGGGTAAAAGCAGGAAGTCTCACTAAGATAACCTATCCGACAGGGGGGTATACCGTATTTGAGATGGAGGCCAATACTGCCAAGGATGTTTGGCTCAATCAAAATGAAACGGTTACCGTACAAACGCCTCCGTTTACAGACAGGAGTACGAGTAGCGGTGTAAGCAGTTCTATTAACCCATCGGCAACGGTTCCCTTTGTTTTCCAGGGCGAAAATAACACCAGTACGGATTTTACTATCAAGGGCAATCCATCAGCTACAGCCTGTACTTCATCTGGCTGCGGAATTAAATTTGAGTTTTATAATCCTTCCAATCAACTCCTGGTAACTAAGATACTCCCTTTTCCTTCTGGTGATATTAATCAGCAAACGCTCAGTTTTAGTATTACTAATCTGATTAAAGGGGCAACCTATACGGTAAAGTGTTATACACTAAACTTATCTGGTTATGATGATTATGTAGAGATCGGATGGCGGGAGATCAATGCAGGGTCAAGTTCACAAATTGTATTGAGCCATGTGCAACGTTATGTGGGCGGGATTAGAGCAAAAAAAATAACAGATTATTTACCCAATACTACTCCTGCTACTGTTCGTGAATATCAGTATGTGCTGGAAGATGGCACTACCTCTTCGGGGGCGCTTGGATATAGGCCGGTTTACACTTATCTGGCTGATTATGATTATAAATATGACGAAACCAGCAATGAGGCCCCTGCTTATTTTACCGGTTATGGATATATTATCCGGACCTCGTCATCGGTCAACGATCTACCGGTAATCAATGGAAGCCCTGTAACTTATAAGCGCATTATAGAAAAAAATGGTCAGAATGGGGTTTATATCGGAAAAACCGTCCGAACGTTTACTTCTTTCGCGGATCAGCCACCAACGCTTTTGGAAAATTTCCCCTCTACCCCGGTAGAGTATGCCGATTGGAACTACGGTCTGTTGAAATCCGAAGAGATATATGACGCTAATAATACACTGTTAAAAAAAACTGAGAATACTTATAATTCTGTAACGGATAACTATTCCTCTAATCCTACCAGGGTTGAGAACTTCCGGTCTATCAGCATCGCTCCTGTTCGTTTCCTGTGGCCGAAAGTACCCCAGGGCACCCCACTTGTTTATCATATCGATCCTAAACAAGATCCCTATTATTTTTTGATGTCCAGCTTTACGCCAATAGCCGGAAGGAGTGAACTGATACAAAGCACTCTTACCGATTATTCATCCAATAATCTGACCACTGCGGTGACTACTACGAATACGTACGACCCAATATACTATTATCTAAAACAATCCAGTATAGTCAACAGTAAAAACGTGGAACTCAAAACGCAGTATAACTACCCTAATGATATGGTCGTTGCAGGTGAGGATGTCGTGGTTTACAACGGGATGTTAAGTAAGAATATCATAAAACCTGTTATTAGTGAAATATTATTTACAGGCACGACACAAACTTTTTTGAGAAAAACAAAATACAGGAACTGGTCAGGGATGTTATATGCCCCCGAAACGGTGATCACCAAAACACTTGCCTTCGCGGAAGAAACTAGGTTAAGGTATATGCAATATGATACCCATGGAGCGCCGGTTTCCCTGCAAAAGGAAAATGGACCGCCGATGACTTATATATGGGGATACGGTGGCAATCACCTCGTGGCGCAACTTTCTAATGCTGATTATACCACTGTTACTAATGCCTTGGGCGGGGCATCAACCATCGAAGCCTTCAGGAATACCAGGAATCCTAGCAGCATAAATGTGGATAATTTTCTCTCGCCTTTATTGTCTAATGCAGGGCTAGTCAAAGGTCAGATCGTGAGATTCAAGCACAATACACTTTCTGGTATAACGAGTATAACAGATACGAAGGGAGAGACAACGACTTACGAGTATGATAGCTTCCAGCGGTTAATGAATGTGAAGGATAAGGATGGGAATATTGTGAAACACATGGATTATCATTA
- a CDS encoding PorP/SprF family type IX secretion system membrane protein yields the protein MKNLKQHHHISFKKPLLLMALLTCFTLCSRAQLNPFQSMYFQNRYLINPAMAGLDQGLNINLGYRQQWNTFPGSPKSQTLTADYHATDRVGVGLNVTDDQSGLIRQTRAMGTYAYHLPLGDHNQKLNFGLSLGVNDGRIDLDKVVGDETDEQIARYNQAKPYIDGDFGIAYTSENLFLEGAIPNLKAAFFRNSIERIDVDRVEFFAAASYKIYISSGYTDLLIEPLTAYRKVKGAKDIVDAGFNFTMSNYFISLQAIYHSNQSTGLGLVFDQKAYAFNFTYNLETGKLSGYTAGAFELGLKLKLFRK from the coding sequence ATGAAAAACCTTAAACAACATCATCATATAAGTTTTAAAAAGCCTTTGTTGTTAATGGCGCTCCTTACATGTTTTACATTGTGTAGCAGGGCGCAATTAAATCCTTTTCAATCTATGTATTTCCAGAACAGGTACCTGATTAATCCCGCTATGGCTGGTTTGGATCAGGGGCTCAATATTAATTTAGGCTATCGCCAGCAATGGAACACGTTTCCTGGTTCACCAAAATCACAAACACTTACAGCTGATTATCATGCAACGGATAGGGTAGGTGTGGGCTTGAATGTAACCGACGATCAGTCGGGGTTGATCAGGCAAACCCGTGCCATGGGTACTTATGCCTATCACCTGCCGCTTGGCGATCATAACCAGAAACTGAATTTTGGTCTTTCCTTGGGTGTGAATGACGGGCGTATTGATCTCGACAAGGTAGTAGGGGATGAGACTGACGAGCAGATAGCCAGGTACAACCAGGCAAAACCTTATATAGATGGTGATTTTGGAATAGCTTATACCAGTGAGAATTTATTTTTAGAAGGGGCTATTCCTAACCTAAAAGCTGCTTTTTTTAGAAATTCCATTGAACGTATAGATGTAGATAGGGTCGAGTTTTTTGCAGCTGCCAGTTATAAAATATATATAAGCAGTGGTTATACCGATTTGCTGATAGAGCCGCTTACTGCTTATCGTAAAGTTAAAGGCGCTAAGGATATTGTTGATGCCGGTTTTAACTTCACCATGAGTAATTACTTTATATCGTTACAAGCCATCTATCATAGCAATCAAAGTACAGGCCTTGGTTTGGTGTTTGACCAGAAAGCCTATGCTTTTAACTTCACCTATAACCTTGAAACCGGAAAGCTTAGTGGTTATACAGCCGGTGCATTTGAATTAGGATTGAAGTTAAAACTGTTCCGCAAGTAA